The Acinetobacter radioresistens DSM 6976 = NBRC 102413 = CIP 103788 DNA window TGGTGATAAGTGTACAGATTAAATATAGAAAGCTATTACAGGGAATGTAGAAAGCAATGGTGGGGTTTATAGTAGTCTGGTTTAGGTATAGTCATCTAAATATAAACAACTATTGAATTTTAAAAGTAAGCATCGGATGTACCGCGCCAGATCGGATTAAATTAAATATAGAAAGCCAGTTTAGGTATATAGGAAGGTATTTTGAGATTATAGGGAACTATAAAAGATAATATAGAGGACTATATTAGTGATATAGATCACTATAATGATAAGGGGCGCGGCGGCGGGGCGAACCCTAGCTCTAGGGCGACATAAACCTAACGGTAGGTTTAATTATAGGCTTACACTAATTCATGCTGATGAACGATTATGCCCCGCCAGAATAAGTATAATCCAAGATAATCAAATATACATAATATAGATGTAAAAGATTGTCCCAAATAAAAACACTATATAGATAATAAGACTGCCCTATTCAGTCGGGTGAATGGTGGAGGAATCTTAGTACTGCACATAATAGTGAAATGATTCCTTAATTCAGTGAGTTATTGCTATTTTGCATATAATATTAAATTGATTTTAAGCTTTATATATAGTATTTTTAATCTAATATTTTATATTTCCGAAATATTAATTCAAAAATTAATCATTTCTTTATTTTAAGCATGAGGTTATTTAAATGAGTATTGATGCAAATCAGCTTATCGCTGAAAATCCTGACTTAACCGAAACGTTTAAGGACCTATTAAAAAATAGTGATGTAACTTCTATTGAAGATGTTATTAAAAACCTTAATATGATGGCTGACGTTAAGCGTAAAGAAGAATACGCTACGCTCTATCATGAGTTTCAAGATCGTGTAGTTGCACTTGGCTTTCTTACCGTTCAAGACTTTATTACTGCTATCGAAGCACAAGGTATTATCAAACCTTCACGTACTTCACGCCGTAAAGTAAAAATCCGTTTCCGTGATACTGAAAATGAAAACAACACTTGGACTGGTCGCGGTAAGCAACCAAAATGGCTCCAAGCGCATATTGAAAATGGCCGCCAACTTGAAGAATTTGAAGTTAAAGAACCGGAAGAATCCGAGTCTGAAACAGAGTCAGAAGCAAAAGCTTAAATCTACCCAAAAAAAGCCTCCATCTATGGAGGCTTTTTAGTTTCATTAATCAAAGTGGGAAACGTGAAAAAATCACAATCGCTAGTGATTATGTTTTACACGATTTTGATGATCATGAGGACTAATCGATGCAATTGCATTATCTGGGCTTAACCTCCTTATTTCTTTTTTTTCTGTACACAGTTTTTGTTCTGGCCGGATTCTATCTACTGCACACGGCGCTAGGAATCATTTGTCGAAGTTTTTTGATTAAGACAGGAAAGAATATTTTTTATCCCTTATTTTTTGTCACAGCTTTTCCAATTTTAATGATCTTGTACAGACAATCCGTTAGTCTGGGCCTTCTCACTTTTCATGATCCTGACATTAAGGTGTATATCGATATTGCTACCCAGATCGTCCCTCTTTTTTGCTGCCTCTTATTGTTGTTTTATATCCTAAAAAAAGCACCGACCAACCTAGTACCCTAACCCTTCAAAATTTTAGTTTT harbors:
- a CDS encoding H-NS histone family protein, whose translation is MSIDANQLIAENPDLTETFKDLLKNSDVTSIEDVIKNLNMMADVKRKEEYATLYHEFQDRVVALGFLTVQDFITAIEAQGIIKPSRTSRRKVKIRFRDTENENNTWTGRGKQPKWLQAHIENGRQLEEFEVKEPEESESETESEAKA